The genome window CAGGCTCATGAGTGGGTCGGCTTCGTCGGCGGGGTCGACCTGCGGTCGCCGGTAGCTGTTGAAGGCCGTGGCCTCGCCCTGGCGCAGCGTGAGTTCGACCTCGCGCAGGGCGCCCAGCGCGTCGGCTACGACGCCGACGGCCTCGGGATAGAGGACGTTCTCGATCCAGTCCTGCGGCACGCCGCCCCATAGGCCCTGCAGATCGGCACCGGCGTGGCTGTGCGTGGAGCCGAAGAGGATCTGAGCGGCGTCGACGCCGGTTGCTTCGGCGATGCGTCGGCTTATCTCGCCGCTAACGATATTCCCGGCGCCCACCGCGTCGACGGTCAGGAAGACGACGATTGTGCCGCCTTCGCTAAGCACGAAGCTGCGCAGCCACGTGTGTTCGTCGTCGTCCGCGCGGTTGTGGTGGAAGCGCTGGTCAGCGGGAATCGTGAGAGTGTCGGAGAGCTGATCGAGCGGCGCCGGGAAATTCTGCGTGGGGTCGATGCCGAAGCCGCCGAGGTTGAAGCGCTGCGTCTTGGGTGCGATCAGCAGGCGCTCTTCCTCGACGCCTTCGATGTGCCTGCTTGCCGGCGTGATGCGGCGCTTCGAGGCGGCGGCGCAGCGCGCGCCCTCGGCGCAGGCCGCGTCGGGACGGGGCTGGACGAGAATGCCGGTCTGGTCGCCCTCGGCGCGATAGCGCAGTTCGGTGGCAACGGCCACATCGGGAGCGACGAGCACGTCGCCGGCCAGCGCCATGGCCGGTCCGCGCTGCTGCCGCCAGGCGCGCGGCGCCGTCTCTTCCTCACCGAGTCCGACGCGTGTGCCAACCGGGACGACGATATGCGCACCTTCGGCGACGCGCAGATCCGCGCCCTCCGGCGGGGTGTCGCCAGTGCCGGCGGGTGGCTTGCTGCCGCCGCAGCCGGCGAGGCCGCACAGGGCGGTGGCCAGCAACGCAGCGGCAGCCGGGTGGCGTAACGGCATCTTGTCTCCTCGCAGGCGCAGTGGGTGCGCTCTTGTTGTGTCGAGCCGACCAGATTAGCCGCGCGGTCACCGGGGAACCATCGTATAAATTGCGCAGCCGCAAAGGCAGCCGACGCCGGGCGCGGGGCGTATCATGCCGGGCTAGTACAGCGAAGTGACGCCGCTTTGAAGATCATCATCCTCGGCGCTGGACAGGTCGGAGCCTCACTGGCGGACAATCTGGCCGGCGAACAGAATGACGTGACTGTGGTCGACACCAACGAGGCGTTGCTCAACGAGCTGCGCGATCGCCTCGACCTGCGCATCGTCCACGGTCACGCCTCCTTTCCGCAGGTGCTGCGCGACGCTGGCGGTGCCGACGCGGACATGATCATCGCCGTGACCGAGTCGGACGAGGTCAATATGGTGGCGTGCCGCATCGCTGCCAATCTCTTCAATACGCCGACGAAGATTGCGCGTGTGCGCTCCGACGAATACTTGCGCCCCGTCGACAATCTTTTTGATCACAGCAGCTTCCCGATGGAGATGCACATCTCCCCGGCGCAGTTGGTTACCGATTCCATCCGGCGGCTGATCGAGTATCCGGGTGCGCTGCAGGTGGTGGACTTCGCCGACGGTCGCGTGCGGCTCATCGGCCTGCGCGCCTACTACGGCGGGCCACTGGTGGGGCGCCAGCTCAAGGAGCTGCCGCAGCATCTGCCCGGCCTCGATGCGCGCGTGGCTGCGATCTATCGCCGCGGGCGGCCGCTGCTGCCCGAGGGTGACACTATCCTTGAGGCCGAGGATGAGGTCTTCTTCATCGCCGCGGTGGAGGTCGCACCCAAGATCATGGCCGAGCTGCGGCGCGTCGATCGGCCGGTGCGTCGCGTCATGCTGGCCGGCGGCGGCAACATCGGCCTGAAGCTGGCGCAGGCGCTGGAAGGCCACGCCCAGGTCAAGATCATCGAGCGCGATCGCAACCGCGCGCGCATGCTCTCCGAGCGGCTCGACCGCGGCATCGTGCTCTGCGGCGACGCTGCAGATGAAGACTTGCTGGTGGAGGAGAACATCGAGGACATGGATGTCTTCTGCGCCATCACCAACGATGACGAGGCCAACATCCTGTCGGCGATGCTCGCCAAGCGTCTGGGTGCGCACAAGGCCTTGTCGTTGATCAACCGGCTCTCCTATATCGACCTGGTCGAGGGCGGCATCATCGACATCGCCATTTCGCCTCAGCAGGCCACCGTCTCGGCGGTGCTGGCGCACGTCCGGCGCGGCGACGTCGCGCGCGTGCACAGCCTGCGTCGCGGCGCGGCCGAGGCCATCGAGGCCGTAGCGCACGGCGACCGCGAGAATTCACGGGTGGTGGGGCGTCGGCTCGAGGAGATCGATCTGCCGCCGGGCACCACCATCGGTGCCATTGTGCGCGGCGATCAGGTGATCATCGCCCACCGCAACGTCGTCATCCAGGGCGGTGACCATGTCGTGCTCTTCATCGTCAACCGCAAATACACGCGCGCGGTGGAAGAGCTCTTCAACGTGCCGCCGACCTTTCTCTGATGCGACTGCCGCAGCTGAGACACCGCTACGCGACCGTCCAGCGCGTCGTGGGTCTGCTGCTGATGATTTTCTCGGTGACAATGTTGCCGCCGGCGTTGGTGGATCTGATCTATCGCGAGGCGGTGGCGCTGGCCTTCGTCACCGGCTTCTTCATTACCCTGGGCACCGGTGCGCTGCTTTGGGTGCCGGTCCGCAGCTACCGCCGTGAGCTGAAGATCCGGGAGGGCTTCCTGGTCGTCGTGCTC of Algiphilus aromaticivorans DG1253 contains these proteins:
- the trkA gene encoding Trk system potassium transporter TrkA is translated as MKIIILGAGQVGASLADNLAGEQNDVTVVDTNEALLNELRDRLDLRIVHGHASFPQVLRDAGGADADMIIAVTESDEVNMVACRIAANLFNTPTKIARVRSDEYLRPVDNLFDHSSFPMEMHISPAQLVTDSIRRLIEYPGALQVVDFADGRVRLIGLRAYYGGPLVGRQLKELPQHLPGLDARVAAIYRRGRPLLPEGDTILEAEDEVFFIAAVEVAPKIMAELRRVDRPVRRVMLAGGGNIGLKLAQALEGHAQVKIIERDRNRARMLSERLDRGIVLCGDAADEDLLVEENIEDMDVFCAITNDDEANILSAMLAKRLGAHKALSLINRLSYIDLVEGGIIDIAISPQQATVSAVLAHVRRGDVARVHSLRRGAAEAIEAVAHGDRENSRVVGRRLEEIDLPPGTTIGAIVRGDQVIIAHRNVVIQGGDHVVLFIVNRKYTRAVEELFNVPPTFL